A single Limanda limanda chromosome 19, fLimLim1.1, whole genome shotgun sequence DNA region contains:
- the LOC133025783 gene encoding interferon-induced protein with tetratricopeptide repeats 1-like, which produces MRTTSSGILREHDFLQQMSVTVGLGVWVKEKAEERAAGVEVLSGVIQVSVRARKSSDCCVAKPEMKSALRVADWQFHRPPATRAAKSEMTMKGQLRALQCHFTWDLKPGRNKRINLLRIKDQLQDIGTEDGRKWLGHIYNLQGYVHFQLGSIEEARSFFSRAEEAFRQMRGAEEGPWLVVTYGNQAWLHHHQGEEAESRACLSKIDVLKTEDPSQKGLHPEICAERAWTLMKFSREQKLLAADYFKRAIRMQPDVVEWQTSHVILLVNMSEHSGAVVKEDIMEKLRKAKEQDPENLYLAGIYLLQLAKKGKPDQSGARELATKILRNPVSSYSGIKPLLWFYKTFISIDEAVALAEEALKLHPDERYLKRWVALSYKWKIWEKDSRPSQSLIEKGIRAYEELLSLYPDSSFMKRIDLADIYAKSENTNTKAKSEKIFQQLLAEDLQPPEQQVVFHLYGKHLFYTRQQYNLSIQYHMKAAEIPFKSHYQENSIQLLEKIRHRRGNQEVDRFLSRLKESQK; this is translated from the exons TGggtctgggtgtgtgggtgaaggagaaggccgaggagagagcagctggggtGGAGGTGTTGTCCGGTGTGATCCAAGTCTCAGTGAGAGCAAGGAAGTCAAGCGATTGCTGTGTAGCAAAGCCCGAGATGAAGTCTGCCTTGCGGGTAGCTGACTGGCAGTTCCATAGGCCCCCTGCGACAAG GGCTGCTAAGAGTGAAATGACCATGAAGGGCCAGCTGAGGGCGCTGCAGTGCCACTTCACCTGGGATCTGAAGCCCGGCAGGAACAAGAGAATCAATCTTTTGAGAATCAAGGACCAGCTGCAGGACATCGGCACAGAGGACGGACGCAAGTGGCTGGGACACATCTACAACCTGCAGGGGTACGTCCACTTCCAGCTGGGGTCCATTGAAGAAGCCAGGAGTTTCTTCAGCAGAGCCGAGGAGGCCTTCAGGCagatgagaggagcagaggagggtcCCTGGCTGGTGGTGACCTACGGGAACCAGGCCTGGctgcaccatcatcagggagaagaagcagagagtCGGGCTTGTCTGTCAAAGATCGACGTCCTGAAGACTGAGGATCCATCGCAGAAAGGGCTGCACCCGGAGATCTGCGCTGAAAGAGCCTGGACTCTGATGAAGTTCAGCAGAGAACAGAAGCTTCTGGCAGCTGATTACTTCAAGAGAGCCATCCGGATGCAGCCGGATGTGGTGGAGTGGCAGACCAGCCATGTGATATTGTTAGTTAACATGTCCGAACACAGCGGAGCAGTGGTCAAGGAAGACATCATGGAGAAGCTGAGAAAAGCCAAGGAACAGGATCCAGAGAACCTGTACCTCGCTGGCATTTATCTCCTGCAACTCGCTAAGAAAGGAAAACCAGACCAGAGTGGAGCACGAGAGTTAGCCACAAAGATTCTGAGGAACCCTGTCAGCAGCTACAGTGGAATCAAACCTTTGCTGTGGTTTTACAAAACCTTCATCTCCATAGACGAGGCTGTGGCTTTGGCCGAAGAGGCTCTGAAGCTACATCCAGATGAACGTTATCTGAAAAGATGGGTCGCACTCAGCTACAAATGGAAGATCTGGGAGAAGGACAGTCGCCCAAGCCAGAGCCTGATAGAGAAAGGGATCCGTGCCTATGAGGAGTTGCTTTCTCTTTATCCTGATTCCTCATTTATGAAGAGAATTGACCTCGCAGATATTTACGCAAAGTCAGAGAACACGAATACCAAggccaaatctgagaagatctTCCAGCAGCTGCTCGCAGAGGATCTGCAACCTCCTGAACAACAAGTCGTCTTCCACCTCTACGGAAAACATCTGTTCTACACTCGACAGCAGTATAACTTGTCAATCCAGTATCACATGAAGGCGGCGGAGATACCATTCAAGTCCCACTATCAGGAGAACAGCATCCAGCTTCTGGAGAAGATCAGACACAGGAGGGGGAACCAAGAAGTCGACCGGTTTCTGTCCAGGCTGAAAGAATCTCAGAaataa